One window from the genome of Haloprofundus halobius encodes:
- a CDS encoding metallophosphoesterase, whose amino-acid sequence MLVGIVSDTHDNLDCVHAAVDHFESESVDAVVHCGDFVAPFSATPFDNDWEFYAARGNNDGEWNLQSVVGSFGMYLGEAGELTFDGVDVAVYHGTSGTLVDALVDSGNYDYVFHGHTHQREVEERGETVRVNPGGLPIPGADDAFHVAVLDTETGEVASQEVA is encoded by the coding sequence ATGCTCGTCGGAATCGTCTCGGACACGCACGACAACCTCGACTGCGTACACGCGGCCGTCGACCACTTCGAATCGGAATCCGTCGATGCCGTGGTTCACTGCGGCGACTTCGTCGCTCCCTTCTCGGCGACGCCGTTCGACAACGACTGGGAGTTCTACGCCGCCCGCGGCAACAACGACGGCGAGTGGAACCTCCAGTCCGTCGTCGGGTCGTTCGGCATGTATCTCGGCGAAGCGGGCGAACTCACCTTCGACGGCGTCGACGTGGCCGTCTATCACGGCACGAGCGGGACGCTCGTCGACGCACTCGTCGACTCCGGAAACTACGACTACGTCTTCCACGGCCACACTCACCAGCGTGAGGTCGAAGAACGCGGCGAGACCGTGCGCGTCAACCCCGGCGGCCTACCGATTCCGGGAGCCGACGACGCGTTTCACGTCGCCGTCCTCGACACCGAAACCGGCGAGGTGGCGTCGCAGGAAGTGGCGTAG